A stretch of Candidatus Thermoplasmatota archaeon DNA encodes these proteins:
- a CDS encoding DNA-binding protein, producing the protein MNYKQIGQKVLIRLDSGEEIIENLRQICKELNIRCGTIYGIGATNKVHMGLLNLKTKKYQTQEFTGDYEIIPLMGNISTMNGEIYLHIHINICNAKHESFGGHLTSAIVSATCELTIEIIDAQVIRKYDDNIGINQLTFQ; encoded by the coding sequence ATGAATTACAAACAAATTGGACAAAAAGTGCTCATCCGTCTTGATTCTGGTGAAGAAATCATCGAAAACCTTCGGCAGATCTGTAAAGAACTCAACATCAGATGTGGTACCATCTATGGTATTGGTGCTACAAACAAGGTTCATATGGGGCTTTTAAATCTAAAAACTAAAAAATACCAAACGCAGGAATTTACGGGAGATTATGAAATTATACCACTTATGGGAAATATCTCAACGATGAACGGAGAGATATACCTCCATATTCATATTAACATTTGTAACGCCAAACACGAATCCTTTGGTGGCCATCTCACGTCAGCTATTGTCAGTGCAACTTGTGAACTTACTATAGAAATTATCGATGCACAAGTTATTAGAAAATACGATGATAATATCGGCATTAACCAATTAACCTTTCAATAA